One window of the Anaeromyxobacter dehalogenans 2CP-C genome contains the following:
- a CDS encoding AAA family ATPase produces MRILAIRGENLASLYGKFELRLDRAPIAGAGIFSIAGPTGSGKSTLLDALCLALYGKTPRLRDRAAGKRVMVGWSEEGETLDMNDVRALVSRGTAGASAEVEYQGMDGRRYLARWRVRRARDRVEGAFQAQAMTVEDLDTGEVLAEKVTQAVARNEAAIGFTFDELKRAVVLPQFEFTNFLRADADVRAAILERVTGTAVYGRLSQAAHQRLGRELAARAALEAELGGVQVLDAEARAALQARQAELARALDEARAAVRAAEAEVRWHAQDAELRAGLERSEAERARAARAVEDGAALRAELDEVEAAEPHRAALAEAVRAEQARAGADARAAAAQGALGRAEVDAAAAARGEADARAALDAAAGAEARARPELAEARRRDEALAAARRAEADAGAALATARAEQAQAAAGADAAARAREAAATARDAAEAWLAAHAAEAPLAAEWNRWAARLAEHAAECAGAAQADAGLRGAREAEAEAARALAAEARGAEAAARRLEAAGAALADAARTAAGADAAALTAEVARLGDLRALLGEACKAAQAAAVAAARREQARTEAAAAGAEQVAAQRTHAAAEAAVQAAEAGAAQARAALRRVELTLGLADRRADLVDGEPCPLCGAAEHPYAHGAPLPALLEAQRAAAAEAEEAVRAATREREAVAARASELAARVEAERRAEAQAEVDRAHHAAEYDALRARLAAPAAGGVELPGRAEEAAAAVEARGRDAKAALEAAKAALEAARGAAEAERAARAEVDAAREAHEAARARQRALEKARDDAAAAVTAHEAAAARHAAALGRIEAELAPALGFLPDWPEAARRGPEAFRAGCAARAEAHAAQVRARDAAAADVAARAAGAEKAAALAAERAGRAARAEEAAAGARAARERAEAERRGVLAGKPADEVEGALREALDRARAAHERARAARADADRAHAAAAEAARAAADARDGAAAEAARAGEALAAALAALGVGRSALEARLARGHAWAARARADLEARAGGAQAAAAVRDERRRQVEAHAAGRPAGDAERARARHAEAEREAARLGDEHSQVTLELRRDEDARARHAEVSGALEAARAAADRWERLAKVIGSADGSRFRRYAQGLALDGLLEAANVHLRDLARRYELMRVPGADLEIQVVDHDLGDEVRTVNGLSGGELFLVSLALALGLASLSTRAAHARTLFIDEGFGTLDRDTLEHAMAALEGLRQTGRTVGVISHVPELHERIGVQVTVERVSAGRSRLVVPER; encoded by the coding sequence GTGAGGATCCTGGCCATCCGCGGCGAGAACCTCGCCAGCCTGTACGGCAAGTTCGAGCTGCGGCTCGACCGCGCGCCCATCGCCGGCGCGGGCATCTTCTCGATCGCCGGCCCCACCGGCTCGGGGAAGTCCACCCTGCTCGACGCGCTCTGCCTGGCGCTCTACGGCAAGACCCCGCGCCTGCGCGACCGCGCCGCCGGCAAGCGCGTGATGGTGGGCTGGTCGGAGGAGGGCGAGACCCTCGACATGAACGACGTCCGCGCGCTCGTGTCGCGCGGCACGGCCGGGGCCTCGGCCGAGGTCGAGTACCAGGGCATGGACGGGCGCCGGTACCTGGCGCGCTGGCGCGTGCGCCGCGCGCGCGACCGGGTCGAGGGCGCGTTCCAGGCCCAGGCCATGACGGTCGAGGACCTCGACACCGGCGAGGTGCTGGCCGAGAAGGTCACGCAGGCCGTGGCGCGCAACGAGGCCGCCATCGGCTTCACCTTCGACGAGCTGAAGCGCGCGGTGGTCCTGCCGCAGTTCGAGTTCACGAACTTCCTGCGCGCCGACGCGGACGTGCGCGCGGCCATCCTCGAGCGCGTCACCGGCACGGCCGTCTACGGCCGGCTGTCGCAGGCCGCGCACCAGCGGCTCGGGCGCGAGCTGGCCGCGCGCGCGGCGCTCGAGGCCGAGCTGGGCGGCGTGCAGGTGCTCGACGCGGAGGCGCGCGCGGCGCTCCAGGCGCGGCAGGCGGAGCTGGCGCGGGCGCTCGACGAGGCGAGGGCGGCCGTGCGCGCGGCCGAGGCGGAGGTCCGCTGGCACGCGCAGGACGCGGAGCTGCGCGCCGGGCTGGAGCGCTCGGAGGCGGAGCGCGCCCGTGCGGCGCGGGCGGTGGAGGACGGCGCGGCGCTGCGGGCCGAGCTGGACGAGGTCGAGGCGGCCGAGCCGCACCGGGCGGCGCTCGCCGAGGCGGTCCGCGCCGAGCAGGCGCGGGCGGGCGCGGACGCGCGGGCGGCGGCGGCGCAGGGCGCGCTCGGGCGTGCGGAGGTGGACGCCGCCGCGGCGGCGCGCGGCGAGGCGGACGCGCGCGCGGCGCTCGACGCGGCGGCCGGGGCGGAGGCGCGGGCGCGGCCGGAGCTGGCCGAGGCGCGCCGGCGGGACGAGGCGCTCGCGGCCGCGCGCCGGGCGGAGGCGGACGCGGGCGCGGCGCTCGCGACCGCGCGCGCGGAGCAGGCGCAGGCGGCGGCCGGGGCGGACGCGGCGGCGCGCGCCCGCGAGGCGGCGGCGACGGCGCGCGACGCGGCCGAGGCGTGGCTCGCGGCGCACGCGGCCGAGGCGCCGCTCGCGGCGGAGTGGAACCGGTGGGCGGCGCGGCTCGCGGAGCACGCGGCGGAGTGCGCCGGCGCCGCGCAGGCCGACGCCGGGCTGCGCGGCGCGCGCGAGGCCGAAGCGGAGGCGGCGCGCGCGCTCGCCGCGGAGGCCCGCGGCGCGGAGGCGGCGGCGCGGCGGCTCGAAGCGGCCGGCGCGGCGCTCGCGGACGCCGCCCGGACGGCCGCCGGCGCCGACGCGGCGGCGCTCACCGCCGAGGTGGCCCGGCTCGGCGACCTGCGCGCGCTCCTCGGCGAGGCGTGCAAGGCGGCCCAGGCCGCGGCCGTGGCGGCGGCCCGCCGCGAGCAGGCGCGAACGGAGGCGGCCGCTGCCGGCGCGGAGCAGGTGGCGGCGCAGCGCACGCACGCGGCGGCCGAGGCGGCGGTGCAGGCGGCCGAGGCCGGGGCCGCGCAGGCCCGCGCGGCGCTGCGGCGGGTGGAGCTGACGCTCGGCCTCGCCGACCGGCGCGCCGACCTCGTGGACGGCGAGCCCTGCCCGCTCTGCGGCGCCGCCGAGCACCCGTACGCGCACGGCGCGCCGCTCCCGGCGCTGCTCGAGGCGCAGCGCGCGGCCGCGGCCGAGGCGGAGGAGGCGGTGCGCGCGGCCACCCGCGAGCGCGAGGCGGTCGCGGCGCGCGCCTCGGAGCTCGCGGCGCGCGTCGAGGCGGAGCGGCGGGCCGAGGCGCAGGCCGAGGTCGATCGCGCGCACCACGCGGCCGAGTACGACGCGCTCCGCGCCCGGCTGGCGGCGCCGGCGGCCGGCGGCGTCGAGCTGCCGGGGCGCGCCGAGGAGGCCGCCGCCGCCGTCGAGGCCCGCGGGCGCGACGCGAAGGCCGCGCTCGAGGCCGCGAAGGCCGCGCTGGAGGCGGCGCGCGGCGCCGCCGAGGCGGAGCGCGCCGCGCGCGCGGAGGTGGACGCGGCCCGCGAGGCGCACGAGGCCGCGCGGGCGCGGCAGCGCGCGCTCGAGAAGGCCCGGGACGACGCCGCCGCCGCGGTGACGGCGCACGAGGCCGCGGCCGCGCGCCACGCGGCCGCGCTCGGGCGGATCGAGGCCGAGCTCGCCCCCGCGCTCGGGTTCCTGCCGGACTGGCCGGAGGCGGCGCGCCGAGGACCCGAGGCGTTCCGGGCCGGCTGCGCCGCGCGCGCCGAGGCGCACGCCGCGCAGGTCCGGGCGCGCGACGCGGCCGCGGCGGACGTCGCCGCGCGCGCCGCCGGCGCGGAGAAGGCCGCGGCGCTCGCCGCCGAGCGGGCCGGCCGGGCCGCCCGCGCCGAGGAGGCCGCCGCCGGCGCCCGCGCCGCGCGCGAGCGGGCCGAGGCCGAGCGCCGCGGCGTGCTCGCCGGGAAGCCGGCGGACGAGGTGGAGGGCGCGCTGCGCGAGGCGCTCGACCGCGCCCGCGCCGCGCACGAGCGGGCCCGCGCCGCGCGCGCGGACGCCGACCGCGCGCACGCCGCCGCCGCGGAGGCCGCCCGGGCCGCCGCCGACGCGCGCGACGGCGCCGCGGCCGAGGCCGCCCGCGCCGGCGAGGCGCTCGCCGCCGCCCTCGCGGCGCTCGGCGTCGGCCGGTCCGCGCTGGAGGCCCGGCTCGCCCGCGGCCACGCCTGGGCCGCGCGGGCGCGCGCCGACCTCGAGGCCCGCGCGGGGGGGGCGCAGGCCGCCGCCGCGGTGCGCGACGAGCGCCGCCGGCAGGTGGAGGCGCACGCCGCCGGCCGCCCCGCCGGCGACGCGGAGCGTGCCCGCGCCCGCCACGCGGAGGCGGAGCGGGAGGCGGCCCGGCTCGGCGACGAGCACTCGCAGGTGACGCTCGAGCTTCGGCGCGACGAGGACGCCCGCGCCCGGCACGCCGAGGTGTCCGGCGCGCTCGAGGCCGCGCGCGCCGCGGCGGACCGCTGGGAGCGGCTCGCCAAGGTGATCGGCTCGGCCGACGGCAGCCGCTTCCGCCGGTACGCGCAGGGGCTCGCGCTCGACGGCCTGCTCGAGGCCGCGAACGTCCACCTGCGCGACCTCGCCCGGCGCTACGAGCTGATGCGCGTCCCCGGCGCCGACCTCGAGATCCAGGTGGTGGATCACGACCTCGGCGACGAGGTGCGCACCGTGAACGGCCTCTCCGGCGGCGAGCTGTTCCTGGTGTCGCTCGCGCTCGCGCTCGGCCTCGCCTCGCTCTCCACGCGCGCGGCGCACGCGCGGACGCTGTTCATCGACGAGGGCTTCGGCACGCTCGACCGCGACACGCTCGAGCACGCCATGGCCGCGCTCGAGGGGCTGCGCCAGACCGGCCGCACCGTGGGCGTCATCTCCCACGTCCCCGAGCTGCACGAGCGCATCGGCGTGCAGGTGACGGTCGAGCGCGTGTCCGCCGGCCGCAGCCGCCTGGTGGTGCCGGAGCGGTGA
- a CDS encoding nitrous oxide reductase accessory protein NosL gives MSPLRPLVLIATFASLATLAAPAAAGPGAPAAPAAAAAPAPGPKDRCAVCGMLVAKFPQWVTSIRYRDGEVAFFDGVKDLLAYWHDLPRHAPGRAQGDVAAIFVTDYYSARPIDGRGAFYVIGGDVRGPMGAELVAFAREGDAKAFLAEHRGERILRFDDATPAVLEALR, from the coding sequence ATGTCCCCCCTGCGACCCCTCGTCCTGATCGCCACGTTCGCCAGCCTTGCCACCCTGGCCGCACCCGCCGCCGCCGGCCCGGGCGCGCCCGCCGCCCCGGCCGCCGCGGCCGCGCCGGCGCCCGGCCCGAAGGACCGCTGCGCCGTCTGCGGCATGCTGGTGGCGAAGTTCCCGCAGTGGGTCACGTCGATCCGCTACCGCGACGGCGAGGTGGCGTTCTTCGACGGCGTGAAGGACCTGCTCGCGTACTGGCACGACCTGCCGCGGCACGCGCCCGGCCGCGCGCAGGGCGACGTCGCCGCGATCTTCGTGACCGACTACTACTCGGCCCGCCCCATCGACGGCCGGGGCGCGTTCTACGTGATCGGCGGCGACGTGCGCGGGCCCATGGGCGCCGAGCTCGTCGCGTTCGCGCGCGAGGGCGACGCGAAGGCGTTCCTGGCCGAGCACCGCGGCGAGCGGATCCTGCGCTTCGACGACGCCACGCCCGCGGTGCTGGAGGCGCTGCGGTGA
- the chrA gene encoding chromate efflux transporter → MARESRGPPQGFGPRGGADLRGAGNPAGQGGVGPGVDARATPPPGATPVPLSRRPRPTLPALARASAWLGLTGFGGGLSVLGTMHDLLVERRRWLTEREFTVTATVSQMLPGGAAANALAYTGLRFHGPAGAIAAYAAFIAPGAIVVTLLAALYVRLGVTPTAAPLLAGLNAAVVGIVASITLQMLRAGVQRAWQMGVAAATLLFSLGAAASAGEMAALGIGAGLVLDLGVKRMRLLRFQRRARRPSPPVALPDEGTPLPPPVREGEDEAPADPAGPPRLPALALLSAPALGALGAMALLFLRAGLGAYGGGFAIIPHLQASVLAEHWIGPRQFADAVAIGKLTPGPVLLMATFIGYLVHGIAGAAVATAAVFAGPLALVLAVGAWLARVRSRRPVRAALRGLTPAVVGLMAAAALALGRSLEGRVELAIAAASLLTLARFRVNPVLVMALGGGIRLALSLAGL, encoded by the coding sequence ATGGCGCGTGAGAGCCGCGGGCCGCCGCAGGGGTTCGGGCCGCGCGGCGGCGCGGACCTGCGGGGCGCCGGGAATCCCGCCGGCCAGGGCGGCGTTGGCCCGGGCGTGGACGCGCGCGCGACCCCCCCGCCCGGCGCGACGCCGGTGCCGCTCTCCCGGCGCCCGCGCCCGACGCTCCCCGCGCTCGCGCGCGCCTCGGCCTGGCTCGGCCTGACCGGCTTCGGCGGCGGCCTCTCGGTGCTCGGGACCATGCACGACCTGCTGGTCGAGCGCCGGCGCTGGCTCACCGAGCGCGAGTTCACCGTCACCGCCACCGTCTCGCAGATGCTGCCGGGCGGCGCGGCCGCGAACGCGCTCGCGTACACCGGCCTGCGCTTCCACGGGCCCGCCGGCGCGATCGCGGCGTACGCCGCGTTCATCGCGCCGGGCGCGATCGTGGTCACCCTGCTCGCGGCGCTCTACGTGCGGCTCGGCGTGACGCCCACCGCGGCGCCGCTCCTCGCCGGCCTGAACGCCGCGGTCGTCGGCATCGTGGCCTCGATCACCTTGCAGATGCTCCGGGCCGGGGTCCAGCGCGCCTGGCAGATGGGCGTGGCGGCGGCGACGCTCCTGTTCTCGCTCGGCGCGGCCGCGTCGGCGGGCGAGATGGCGGCGCTCGGGATCGGCGCCGGGCTGGTGCTCGACCTCGGCGTGAAGCGGATGCGGCTCCTGCGGTTCCAGCGGCGGGCGCGCCGGCCGTCGCCGCCGGTGGCGCTGCCGGACGAGGGGACGCCCCTGCCGCCGCCGGTGCGCGAGGGCGAGGACGAGGCGCCGGCCGATCCCGCCGGGCCGCCGCGGCTGCCCGCGCTCGCGCTCCTCTCCGCGCCGGCGCTCGGCGCGCTCGGCGCCATGGCGCTCCTGTTCCTGCGCGCCGGCCTGGGCGCCTACGGCGGCGGCTTCGCCATCATCCCGCACCTCCAGGCCTCGGTGCTCGCCGAGCACTGGATCGGCCCGCGGCAGTTCGCCGACGCGGTCGCGATCGGCAAGCTCACGCCCGGCCCGGTGCTGCTGATGGCGACGTTCATCGGCTACCTGGTCCACGGGATCGCCGGCGCGGCGGTCGCCACCGCGGCGGTGTTCGCCGGCCCGCTCGCGCTCGTGCTGGCCGTGGGCGCGTGGCTGGCGCGCGTGCGGTCGCGGCGGCCGGTGCGGGCGGCGCTCCGCGGGCTCACGCCGGCGGTGGTGGGGCTCATGGCGGCGGCGGCGCTGGCGCTCGGGCGCTCGCTGGAGGGGCGCGTCGAGCTCGCCATCGCGGCCGCGTCGCTGCTCACGCTGGCGCGGTTCCGGGTGAACCCGGTGCTGGTCATGGCGCTCGGCGGCGGGATCCGGCTGGCGCTGTCACTCGCGGGGCTGTAG
- a CDS encoding inositol monophosphatase family protein, with protein sequence MTELARALEAALRAARAAADLLRAELFRAGGPRGEPGHCPADEEAEDLIRAILDAVFPGDGFVGEERPERNRPPALPGGRCWLVDPNDGTADFQRGHRGASVSIGLVKDGVPVLGVVLAHTAPHGGEDLLAWAEGEGPVLRNGAPLPPISRAPLQAGDVVLVSSSAAKRARGNAEALQPARFRPLTSIAYRLAMIATGEARGAVSLHRPRALDVAAGHALVRGAGGVLLDEAGREVRYGPSGEGRVAFCFGGAPAVAERLATRSWVEAQAYGPGAPGLCAPLAGRAVRDDGLLRRGQGALLGQLAGDALGGQVEFSGRARIAAAHPQGVRDLADGGHWSTLAGQPTDDSELALALARTVIAFGRFDAARVAEAYADWLGSEPFDVGRTVDAALRPALRARAAGGGAEQVAEAARAAAPRGSLANGALMRVSPLGIAGHAAPAAEVAAWARADAALTHPAPPCQDASAVFAATVAFAIASGAPAAEVADRGEALAGELGCGPEVREALAAARAGPPEDFEASAGLVTIALQNAFFQLRHAPDLEAGLVDTVGRGGDTDTNAAIAGALLGAAHGVLAVPERWRRAVLSCWPVEGAPGVRRPRPPVCWPGDALILAERLLGL encoded by the coding sequence GTGACCGAGCTCGCCCGCGCCCTGGAAGCCGCCCTCCGCGCCGCCCGCGCCGCGGCCGACCTGCTGCGGGCGGAGCTGTTCCGGGCCGGCGGGCCCCGCGGCGAGCCGGGGCACTGCCCCGCGGACGAGGAGGCGGAGGATCTCATCCGCGCCATCCTCGACGCGGTGTTCCCGGGCGACGGCTTCGTGGGCGAGGAGCGGCCCGAGCGCAACCGGCCGCCGGCCCTTCCGGGCGGGCGGTGCTGGCTCGTCGATCCGAACGACGGGACCGCCGACTTCCAGCGCGGGCACCGCGGCGCCTCGGTGTCGATCGGCCTGGTGAAGGACGGCGTGCCGGTGCTCGGCGTGGTGCTCGCCCACACCGCGCCGCACGGCGGGGAGGACCTGCTCGCCTGGGCCGAGGGGGAGGGGCCGGTGCTGAGGAATGGCGCGCCGCTGCCGCCCATCTCCCGCGCGCCGCTCCAGGCCGGCGACGTGGTGCTCGTGTCCTCGTCGGCGGCGAAGCGGGCGCGCGGCAACGCCGAGGCGCTGCAGCCCGCGCGCTTCCGGCCGCTCACCAGCATCGCCTACCGGCTCGCGATGATCGCCACCGGCGAGGCGCGCGGCGCCGTCTCGCTGCACCGGCCGCGCGCGCTCGACGTCGCGGCCGGGCACGCGCTCGTCCGCGGCGCCGGCGGCGTGCTGCTCGACGAGGCCGGGCGCGAGGTGCGCTACGGGCCGTCGGGCGAGGGGCGGGTGGCGTTCTGCTTCGGCGGCGCGCCCGCGGTGGCCGAGCGGCTGGCGACGCGGAGCTGGGTCGAGGCGCAGGCGTACGGGCCCGGGGCGCCCGGCCTGTGCGCGCCGCTCGCCGGGCGCGCCGTCCGCGACGACGGCCTGCTCCGCCGCGGCCAGGGCGCGCTGCTCGGGCAGCTCGCCGGCGACGCGCTCGGCGGGCAGGTGGAGTTCTCCGGCCGCGCGCGCATCGCCGCCGCGCACCCGCAGGGCGTCCGCGACCTCGCCGACGGCGGCCACTGGAGCACGCTCGCCGGCCAGCCCACCGACGACTCCGAGCTGGCGCTGGCGCTCGCGCGCACCGTGATCGCGTTCGGGCGCTTCGACGCGGCGCGGGTGGCGGAGGCCTACGCCGACTGGCTCGGCTCGGAGCCGTTCGACGTCGGCCGGACGGTGGACGCGGCGCTCCGGCCGGCGCTGCGCGCCCGGGCCGCGGGCGGCGGGGCCGAGCAGGTGGCGGAGGCGGCCCGCGCCGCCGCGCCGCGCGGGAGCCTCGCGAACGGCGCGCTCATGCGCGTGTCGCCGCTCGGGATCGCCGGCCACGCCGCGCCCGCGGCCGAGGTGGCCGCCTGGGCGCGCGCCGACGCCGCGCTCACCCACCCCGCCCCGCCGTGCCAGGACGCGAGCGCCGTGTTCGCGGCCACCGTCGCGTTCGCGATCGCGAGCGGCGCGCCCGCCGCCGAGGTGGCGGACCGCGGCGAGGCGCTCGCCGGCGAGCTCGGCTGCGGCCCCGAGGTGCGCGAGGCGCTCGCGGCCGCGCGGGCCGGCCCCCCCGAGGACTTCGAGGCGAGCGCCGGGCTCGTGACGATCGCGCTCCAGAACGCGTTCTTCCAGCTCCGCCACGCGCCGGATCTCGAGGCGGGGCTGGTGGACACCGTCGGCCGCGGCGGCGACACCGACACGAACGCGGCCATCGCCGGCGCGCTGCTCGGCGCCGCGCACGGCGTGCTCGCCGTCCCGGAGCGCTGGCGCCGGGCGGTGCTGAGCTGCTGGCCCGTGGAGGGCGCGCCCGGCGTCCGCCGCCCGCGCCCGCCGGTCTGCTGGCCGGGCGACGCGCTCATCCTGGCGGAGCGGCTGCTGGGGCTGTGA
- a CDS encoding rhodanese-like domain-containing protein has translation MKLPWWFPFGSVPELSAVELNDRLRGRPAPQLVDVRTPAEFSQGRIRGAVNVPIGELRGRLATLKLDPARPVVAVCLSGHRSVPAVRLLERGGFEAAQLAGGMLAWRGARLPEVKG, from the coding sequence ATGAAGCTCCCCTGGTGGTTCCCCTTCGGCAGCGTACCCGAGCTCTCGGCCGTCGAGCTGAACGATCGGCTGCGCGGGCGCCCGGCGCCGCAGCTCGTGGACGTCCGCACCCCCGCCGAGTTCTCGCAGGGACGCATCCGCGGGGCGGTGAACGTGCCGATCGGGGAGCTGCGCGGGCGCCTGGCGACGCTGAAGCTCGACCCTGCCCGCCCGGTGGTGGCGGTCTGCCTGTCGGGGCACCGCAGCGTGCCCGCGGTGCGCCTGCTGGAGCGCGGCGGCTTCGAGGCCGCGCAGCTCGCGGGCGGGATGCTCGCCTGGCGCGGCGCGCGCCTGCCCGAGGTGAAGGGCTAG
- a CDS encoding ABC transporter permease, whose product MTLRGALERQRSLLDFALGALGRRRGKTAALVAVHALLVFALASVLLFTGGLREQVRAALRGAPDVVVQRMAAGRHEQVPAGWVETLGTLRGVSGARGRLWGYYFEPVSGANLTVMVPDGGWASPGGAVAGPGVARVLGLKQGDRLPLRTYDGEALDLGVAAIASPAVELVASDLLLVSESDYRALFGAEPGRFTDVAVAVPNPDEVTRLAEKIVRMFPDARVVTRAEMIRTYDAVLDWRSGLAAAVLAGAVLAFAILAWDRASGLSAEERHELGILKALGWDTRDVLAAKAWEGAAVSVSAFAIGALAAYAHVFLGGAVLLRPILEGWAALYPDLRPAPPVQPLALATLLFLTVIPYVAATVVPCWRAATVDPDALMRGDA is encoded by the coding sequence GTGACGCTGCGAGGCGCGCTGGAGCGGCAGCGCTCGCTCCTCGACTTCGCGCTCGGCGCGCTCGGCCGCCGGCGCGGGAAGACCGCGGCGCTCGTGGCCGTGCACGCGCTGCTGGTGTTCGCGCTCGCCTCGGTGCTGCTGTTCACCGGCGGCCTGCGCGAGCAGGTGCGCGCCGCGCTCCGCGGGGCGCCGGACGTGGTGGTGCAGCGCATGGCCGCGGGGCGGCACGAGCAGGTGCCGGCCGGCTGGGTGGAGACGCTCGGCACGCTGCGCGGCGTCTCCGGCGCGCGCGGCCGGCTGTGGGGCTACTACTTCGAGCCGGTGAGCGGCGCGAACCTCACCGTGATGGTGCCCGACGGCGGGTGGGCGAGCCCGGGCGGCGCGGTGGCCGGGCCGGGCGTGGCGCGGGTGCTCGGGCTGAAGCAGGGCGACCGCCTCCCGCTGCGCACCTACGACGGCGAGGCGCTCGACCTCGGCGTCGCGGCGATCGCGTCGCCTGCGGTCGAGCTGGTCGCGTCGGATCTGCTGCTCGTCTCCGAGAGCGACTACCGCGCGCTGTTCGGCGCCGAGCCGGGGCGGTTCACCGACGTGGCGGTGGCGGTCCCGAACCCGGACGAGGTGACGAGGCTGGCCGAGAAGATCGTCCGCATGTTCCCGGACGCGCGGGTGGTGACGCGCGCCGAGATGATCCGCACCTACGACGCCGTGCTCGACTGGCGGAGCGGGCTCGCCGCCGCGGTGCTCGCCGGCGCGGTGCTGGCGTTCGCGATCCTGGCGTGGGACCGGGCCAGCGGGCTCTCCGCGGAGGAGCGGCACGAGCTGGGCATCCTGAAGGCGCTCGGCTGGGACACCCGCGACGTGCTCGCGGCGAAGGCGTGGGAGGGGGCGGCGGTGTCGGTGTCCGCGTTCGCGATCGGGGCGCTGGCCGCCTACGCGCACGTGTTCCTGGGCGGCGCGGTGCTCCTCCGCCCGATCCTGGAGGGCTGGGCGGCGCTCTACCCGGACCTGCGCCCGGCGCCGCCCGTCCAGCCGCTGGCGCTCGCGACGCTGCTCTTCCTCACGGTGATCCCCTACGTCGCGGCGACGGTGGTCCCCTGCTGGCGGGCCGCCACGGTGGACCCCGACGCGCTCATGCGGGGCGACGCGTGA
- a CDS encoding exonuclease SbcCD subunit D C-terminal domain-containing protein, translating into MASVALRILHTADWHLGHALHGVDRGPEHERFVAWLLDTAEAEAVDAVIVAGDVFDAANPPAGAQALWYRFLAEAWRRLPRLQLVVVGGNHDSASRLDAVDPLLREMGRLHVVGGVPRGGAGAPDLEKLLVPLEDAAGRRAAWVAAVPYLRAADLGAGAADADAAEATRRFYAAALERARARRAPGEALLATGHLYAVGGKTSELSERRLAVGNQAAVPADAFPADLAYVALGHLHLAQAVGGRETVRYSGSALPLSFGERGYRHGVVVADLDGEAVRAQRVLRVPRFVELVSVPDGEAPAPLPEVLAALEALPARGEGPDALRPLLEVKVRLERPEPALRALLDQALAGKEARLVRIATTLAGTGRALGDGERRALGDLVPEDVFRRKYDADYGGPPPDALLEAFRALLQEVESEEGAR; encoded by the coding sequence ATGGCGTCCGTGGCCCTCCGCATCCTCCACACCGCCGACTGGCACCTCGGCCACGCGCTCCACGGCGTGGACCGCGGCCCCGAGCACGAGCGCTTCGTGGCGTGGCTGCTCGACACCGCCGAGGCCGAGGCGGTGGACGCGGTGATCGTGGCCGGCGACGTGTTCGACGCCGCCAACCCGCCCGCCGGCGCCCAGGCGCTCTGGTACCGGTTCCTGGCCGAGGCCTGGCGTCGCCTGCCGCGCCTGCAGCTCGTGGTGGTGGGCGGGAACCACGACTCCGCCTCGCGCCTCGACGCGGTGGATCCGCTCCTGCGCGAGATGGGCCGCCTGCACGTGGTGGGCGGGGTGCCGCGCGGCGGCGCGGGCGCGCCCGATCTGGAGAAGCTGCTCGTGCCGCTGGAAGACGCGGCGGGCCGGCGGGCGGCCTGGGTGGCGGCGGTGCCGTACCTGCGCGCCGCCGACCTGGGCGCGGGCGCCGCCGACGCCGACGCGGCCGAGGCGACGCGCCGGTTCTACGCCGCGGCGCTGGAGCGGGCGCGGGCGAGGCGCGCGCCGGGCGAGGCGCTCCTCGCCACCGGCCACCTCTATGCGGTGGGCGGGAAGACCTCGGAGCTGTCCGAGCGGCGGCTCGCGGTGGGCAACCAGGCCGCGGTGCCCGCCGATGCGTTCCCCGCCGACCTCGCCTACGTCGCGCTCGGCCACCTGCACCTCGCGCAGGCGGTGGGCGGGCGCGAGACGGTGCGCTACTCGGGCTCGGCGCTGCCGCTCTCGTTCGGCGAGCGCGGCTACCGCCACGGCGTGGTGGTGGCCGACCTGGACGGCGAGGCGGTGCGCGCGCAGCGGGTGCTGCGCGTCCCGCGCTTCGTGGAGCTCGTCTCGGTGCCGGACGGGGAGGCGCCGGCGCCGCTCCCGGAGGTGCTCGCGGCGCTCGAGGCGCTGCCGGCGCGCGGCGAGGGGCCGGACGCGCTGCGGCCGCTGCTCGAGGTGAAGGTGCGGCTGGAGCGGCCCGAGCCGGCGCTGCGCGCGCTGCTCGACCAGGCGCTCGCGGGCAAGGAGGCGCGCCTCGTGCGCATCGCCACCACGCTCGCCGGCACCGGCCGCGCGCTGGGCGACGGCGAGCGGCGCGCGCTCGGCGACCTCGTGCCGGAGGACGTCTTCCGGCGGAAGTACGACGCCGACTACGGCGGCCCGCCGCCGGACGCGCTGCTGGAGGCCTTCCGCGCGCTGCTGCAGGAGGTGGAGTCGGAGGAGGGGGCGCGGTGA